From Bosea sp. NBC_00550, the proteins below share one genomic window:
- a CDS encoding ArsR/SmtB family transcription factor yields MDPFAALADPTRRSIVEMLGEGALSAGEIGARFSASAPAISQHLKVLRETGLVTVEVRGQQRIYRLDPAGLDAFDAWLRRVRRFWGHHLDLLEQELAKPGTGEGETR; encoded by the coding sequence ATGGATCCCTTCGCCGCCCTTGCCGACCCCACGCGCCGCAGCATCGTCGAGATGCTGGGCGAAGGCGCGCTTTCCGCCGGGGAGATCGGCGCGCGCTTCAGTGCGAGCGCGCCGGCGATCTCGCAGCATCTCAAGGTGTTGCGGGAGACGGGGCTGGTGACGGTCGAAGTCAGGGGCCAGCAGCGGATCTACCGGCTCGATCCGGCTGGGCTCGATGCCTTCGATGCCTGGCTGCGTCGGGTCCGGCGCTTCTGGGGGCATCACCTCGATCTGCTGGAACAGGAACTCGCGAAGCCCGGGACGGGCGAGGGAGAAACGCGATGA
- a CDS encoding DMT family transporter has protein sequence MTARNASLAGIAMMLIGMLLFSLNDVMGKWLVATYTVGQVLVLRSIAALLVIMPFVFKQGVQRTLRPERPRLQALRVLFGSAEVALFYLAVTYLPLADAMTIWLAAPVWVVILAALLLGERVDGRRWLAVALGFTGVAVALAPSGASLSMPALIAVLGSFFFASMMIAGRQLRGTPDVTLVAWQTLGALLMGLALLPFGWVTPSLKDAALLGLLGIIAMTAHICVTRSLKLAEASVVVPYQYTLIVWALVFGWFIFGDWPTPAMLCGAALIVAAGLALLVLERRTSGAAYKARQEAVTIEQG, from the coding sequence ATGACCGCCCGCAACGCCTCGCTCGCCGGCATCGCCATGATGCTCATCGGCATGCTGCTGTTTTCGCTCAACGACGTCATGGGCAAATGGCTGGTCGCCACCTACACGGTCGGGCAGGTGCTCGTATTGCGTAGCATTGCGGCGCTCCTCGTCATCATGCCCTTCGTGTTCAAGCAGGGTGTGCAGCGGACACTGCGCCCGGAGCGCCCCCGATTGCAGGCGCTGCGCGTTCTCTTCGGCTCGGCCGAGGTCGCGCTGTTCTATCTCGCCGTGACCTACCTGCCGCTTGCCGACGCCATGACGATCTGGCTCGCCGCCCCGGTCTGGGTCGTCATCCTAGCGGCGCTCCTGCTTGGCGAACGCGTCGACGGGCGGCGCTGGCTTGCCGTTGCCCTCGGCTTTACCGGTGTTGCCGTTGCCCTCGCCCCAAGCGGCGCGAGCCTGTCGATGCCAGCGTTGATCGCCGTGCTCGGCAGCTTCTTCTTCGCCTCGATGATGATCGCCGGCCGACAGCTGCGCGGCACGCCGGACGTGACGCTGGTGGCGTGGCAGACTCTCGGCGCGCTACTCATGGGGTTGGCGCTGCTGCCCTTCGGCTGGGTGACGCCGAGCCTGAAGGACGCCGCCCTGCTCGGCCTGCTCGGCATCATCGCGATGACCGCGCATATCTGTGTCACGCGCTCGCTCAAGCTCGCCGAAGCCTCGGTCGTCGTGCCCTATCAATACACGCTGATCGTCTGGGCGCTGGTCTTCGGCTGGTTCATCTTCGGCGACTGGCCGACACCTGCGATGCTGTGCGGGGCCGCCCTGATCGTCGCGGCAGGTCTCGCACTGCTTGTCCTGGAAAGGCGCAC